DNA from Mycobacterium sp. SMC-8:
GCGCCCCACCGCCGTGCAGGAGGACGAGCGGAGGATTTCGTCGATCGCCCCACGCGCGCAGATGAACACGGGAATTGTCCACCGTCACGTGGCGGTGCTCAGGTCGTTGTTCGAGGGAGCTGGAGAACCAGGCGGGTATCGCAGCGTCCCCGAGCGGTTCCCCCGTGACCGGGCCCGAATGGGTGGGTGATGACTTACGGCGCAGCGAGACCATTCTGTGACCCTTACACGTCGGGGCGGCGGCCGATAGTTCAATGTGTTTTCCCAACTGCTGTACGAGTGTACAGTGCGGCTATGGCCACGAAGGTGCGCGTGCTCGACCCCGGGCAGATCGTCGAGGCGGCCATCGCCGTCGCGGGACTCGACGACTTCGGTGATGATGACTGGCAGGAGGGTTCGGCCGCCTCGTTGACTCGCTCAACGAGGAGGCCGCGCTCAATGAGGTCGGACGCTCGGCAGCTGTCCGCGAGCTCAAGTACCTGCTGGCCGCCCGACTCCGGGGTGGTGGCCCATCGCAGCGCGCACCCCGATGTTGCGACGGGTGAGGTTGTCCCACCCGTGGTGATTGTTGGTCAAGCTCGTACCGGGACGAGCATTCTGCACGACTTGATGGCGTAGGATCCCGCCGCGCGGGTGCCGCTGACCTGGGAGGTGGAACGGCCATGCCCGCCCCCGGAGACCGCCACCTACGACAGTGACCCCCGCATTGCGGCCGTCGATGCGCGCCTCGCTGCGGTCGGCAAAGCGATGCCTGATCTGTTCGGCATGCATCCGATGGGCGCGCAGTTGGGCCAGGAGTGCGTGTGCATCACCACGTCGGCGTTTCGCAGCATCGTCTTCGCCACCCAGTATCGGATCCCGTCGTAAGCCACATGGGTCTTCGACGAAGCCGATCATCGCCCGGCGTATCAATGGCATCGAATATTCCTGCAGCATTTACAGTCTCGGCACCCCGCGTCGAGGTGGGTGCTCAAGTCACCGGGACATATCTGGACGCTTGATGAGCTCATCTCGGAGTACCGCGATGCGCAGTTGGTGCAGACGCATCGCGACCCGCTACGCATCATCGCCTCGGTCACCTCGATGTACGCCACGCTGCGGGCAACCACCAGCGACGAGGTCGATCCCACTGCCATTGCCGCTGAATGGGCCGAGCGCATCATCGACGGTCTCGATCGCTCGGTGACAGCCCGCATGGACGGCGCCGTCGCCGCCGACCGCGTCGTCGACCTGAATTTCCGCGATTTCATGAGCGATCAACTCGGCGCGGTGCAGCGCATCTACGAGCAGTTCGACATGCCCTTTACCGATGACGTTCGCACCCGGACGGCAGCTTTCCTGGACGCTCATCCTCAGGACAAACACGGCGGACACCGGTACACCTTTGCGGCGACAGGGCTCGACGAGGGGGAGTGGCGGGAGCGCGCACGGCGGTACCAAGAATTCTTCGACGTGCCTTCCGAGAAGCTGGACTAGGCCATGACTGACCAAATGCTGAGCGGCCGAGTGCTTTTCGTTGCAGGTACGGGTGCGCAGATCGGCGCGGCGACGGCACTCATCGCTGCCCGCGAAGGTGCCCGCGTCGCCGTCGGGGCCCGTCGGGTAGAAAACGCCGAAGACATCGCGTCTGCCATCCGCGACTCCGGGGGTGAAGCGCTTGCCCTGCGCTGCGACGTGACCAGTGACGACGAGGTGGACGCCGCCCTCGACGCCACGCGATCCGCGTTCGGCGCGATCGACACGGTGTTCTTCAACGCGGCCTATTACGACAACCGCCAGGCGTCCATCGACGTCGATGACGACGACTGGGACACCTCGATGGAGGTCAATTTCAATTCCGCGGTGCGTGTCGCTCGGCGGACCGTGCCGGGCATGGTCGAAAATGGCTGTGGCTCGTTCGTGTTCACATCCTCGGCGGCCTCTGTCGTAGCCGGGGATACGCGGTTCGGCTATCAGGTCTCCAAGGCGGGGCTGAACGCCGTCACTCGATTTGTGGCAGGCAAGTACGGTCGGCAAGGCATCCGCGCCAACGCTGTCCTGCCGTTCGTGCTCGAAGGTAACGCCGGCGCTGCGGCGGCGTCGCTGAATTGCCTCGGTCGTTCGCCTACCGCCGAGGAGATCGGCGAAGCGGTCGTCTTCCTGCTCTCGGATCGTGCCGCGGTGATCACCGGTCAGCTGATTCACCTCGACGGCGGCCTGTTCGTGCGGGCGCCCTGGCCTACTCCGGCATCGAAACCCCGTCAGTGACC
Protein-coding regions in this window:
- a CDS encoding sulfotransferase family protein, coding for MFLQHLQSRHPASRWVLKSPGHIWTLDELISEYRDAQLVQTHRDPLRIIASVTSMYATLRATTSDEVDPTAIAAEWAERIIDGLDRSVTARMDGAVAADRVVDLNFRDFMSDQLGAVQRIYEQFDMPFTDDVRTRTAAFLDAHPQDKHGGHRYTFAATGLDEGEWRERARRYQEFFDVPSEKLD
- a CDS encoding SDR family NAD(P)-dependent oxidoreductase, encoding MTDQMLSGRVLFVAGTGAQIGAATALIAAREGARVAVGARRVENAEDIASAIRDSGGEALALRCDVTSDDEVDAALDATRSAFGAIDTVFFNAAYYDNRQASIDVDDDDWDTSMEVNFNSAVRVARRTVPGMVENGCGSFVFTSSAASVVAGDTRFGYQVSKAGLNAVTRFVAGKYGRQGIRANAVLPFVLEGNAGAAAASLNCLGRSPTAEEIGEAVVFLLSDRAAVITGQLIHLDGGLFVRAPWPTPASKPRQ